A region of Toxorhynchites rutilus septentrionalis strain SRP chromosome 1, ASM2978413v1, whole genome shotgun sequence DNA encodes the following proteins:
- the LOC129762351 gene encoding uncharacterized protein LOC129762351: protein MRSSAVLILSAAVIVGMAAAQQQPRSAADVAVDIYKSCLSDVNMKCVKSKALSWLSKVAEQDAIRITDTLTIIRTDVDDEEAPEVKEQQRSNKAVYLLNKIDSFLSTHALRMEAPEVLQSEEARAYIPNSLLKGGLAEKLVIPLVEGNAVEGRGFVKKVMIPFLLGIKFKSTVLVPLALALIALKTWKAMTLGLLSMVLSGALAIFKFAKPKIVNYEVVHYPPAHAHHVDHHVDHHVDHHHLAHPHVHWEPPTGWKKRSLGDAQEQAYAGHQ from the exons ATGCGCTCCTCCGCTGTGTTGATCCTGTCGGCAGCCGTCATCGTGGGGATGGCGGCCGCTCAGCAGCAGCCCCGCTCGGCAGCGGATGTTGCCGTGGACATTTACAAGAGTTGTTTGAGTGATGTAAACATGAAGTGCGTTAAGTCGAAAGCACTCTCCTGGCTGAGTAAAGTTGCCGAACAGGACGCGATCAGGATTACCGACACTTTGACCATTATTCGCACCGATGTGGATGATGAGGAGGCCCCAGAAGTGAAGGAACAACAACGAAGCAATAAGGCTGTCTATCTGTTGAATAAAATCGATAGCTTCCTATCTACACACGCACTGAGGATGGAGGCTCCGGAAGTGCTTCAATCGGAAGAGGCTCGAGCTTACATCCCAAACTCTCTGTTGAAGGGAGGACTCGCCGAAAAATTGGTTATTCCACTAGTGGAAGGAAATGCGGTTGAAG GTCGTGGCTTTGTGAAGAAAGTCATGATTCCCTTCCTGCTCGGAATTAAGTTCAAATCGACCGTGCTGGTTCCGCTGGCTCTCGCTCTGATCGCTCTCAAAACCTGGAAGGCGATGACTCTGGGCTTGCTCTCGATGGTACTTTCCGGAGCGCTGGCTATATTCAAGTTCGCCAAGCCAAAGATCGTGAACTACGAAGTGGTGCACTATCCACCAGCACATGCCCACCATGTGGACCATCATGTCGACCATCATGTCGACCATCACCATCTCGCCCATCCACACGTGCACTGGGAACCACCAACTGGATGGAAAAAGCGCTCGCTGGGTGATGCCCAGGAGCAGGCTTACGCGGGTCACCAGTAA